The window CACTGGGATTACATCCACACGAGAGTTGGCCGTTTGGCAAGCCATCGAAGTCATTCTGCCCTCCCGGATTGGAGCGGCCAAAGCTTTCACCAGGGAAAAACGCTCCCTGAGTTCGATATCCGGAAGCAAAATCGATGTGGAATTTCCCTGCGGGTCGGCATCGATCACCAGAACGTTGTGCCCCTCTCTGCCAAGTGCATCCGAGAGATTGACCGTGGTTGTGGTCTTGCCGACGCCGCCCTTGTGATTTCCGATGGTGATGATGACAGGCATAACCGTTGCTGTGAAACCCTTCCTATATGTATGGAGCCCATCCCCATGCCGATCGAAAACTCTGATTTCAACATGGATGGTTGGACTCGCCTTTGCGGTCATCCGGTCCTGATGGCCCATTATGGACCGTTGGGAAGGGATGACAAAATATTCAATTTATTCTCGATCCTTATCACATATTTTTGACGCCAACAATCATTATTTTAGTGCCTGAACGGAAAACCCCTATTCGGAGCAGCGCGTCGCCTGCGGGCAGGCTGTAACCAAAACAGGGTTTTCCGTTCGGGCACTAATTGTTCCGCCATCTGTTGGAATCCCGGATTGCATATACGGGGATGCTGCAGGCGATTTCTATCCGATTGACAACATTTGGGAGTTTCCATTATGGTAATGTCGAATGGGATTATTCCGTTTCCATCGGGCAATGGATGGCGGCTTGCCGCTTCCCAACCCCCCTGTGCAGCCAGTTTTCCACCGCGAATGTGACGGAATCGTTCGGCGAACATTTTTCCGACCGGGGGCCTTCAGCCCAATGCGCCTTTTCCGGTGCTCCAGATGCGATCCTGCGACGTTGTGCGCGGGAAGGATAAGCTCCATGCCGATGTGGTTACGACCTTCTGAAAAATTCAGTGTCCATCTGGTCGCATTGCTTATGCTATCCTGCTGTCTGTTGGGGGCCGGATGCCGCCTGTCCTCTTCCTCTCCAGAAAAGCTTTTTCAGCAAGGCATCGAAGCCGTTGCAACCAACCATTTGCAGGAAGCGGTCGTCTTTTTCCGGAAAGCCATTGAACAAAATCCCGATTTTGCGCTGGCTCACTATCGTCTGGGGGAATTGTATGCCCGCATGGGAGACCGGAATACCGCCATTGAGGAGTTGGCGCAAGTCCTGATGATTTCCCCGCATCTGATCGAAGCGCGAAAACTGCTTGCAACGCTCTATTACCAATCCAAACAGTACACCGAAAGCATTGCGCTGCTTCAGAACTTGGAGCGATCCCTCCAGCTCGATCCGGACATTGCATCCATCTATGCCAGTTGCCTCATCGAAACGGGCTATACCCAGCAAGCCGAATCCATCCTGAAACAAGCCTTGGAATTGCATCGGAATCATATCGGGTTGAATCTGACATGGGCCAGATTGTGGGTTTTGAAGCAGCAGACCGATCGTGTACAGTCCATCACGGACTTTCTCATGGCACAGCATCCGGATGATGTCTCCATTCGGCTTGCCACGTTTGCATTGTTCGAAAAACTGGGGCGCCAAGATCTCGCGGAATCGCTCATCCGAAAAACCATCGAGCGTTTTCCCACGGACCCAAAGCCTGTCCTTACCTTGGCCAGATATCTCATCAAGAATCAGCGATATGACGAGGCGAGATCCATCCTGTTGCCCGCTCTGGCTCATGCAGGCATTCCGGACATCGATCATTATCTCGGGCTGATCGCGCACAAACAGGGAAAGCCCGATGAGGCGTTCGAGCGGTTTGACGATGCCGCCAGGAAATTTCCGGCGGATATCCCTTCACAGGTCCTTGCCGGAGATTATGCGCTGCTGATCGGCCGCAACCGGAGCGCCGAAACGATCTATCGGCAAGCCATTCAGAAATGGCCGCTTCTCGACGAGATCAGGATTCGACTGATCCGTTTGTATCTGGGCGAGAACCGAATTGACGCCGCAGAGGCAGAATTGGATCGGTTGCAGCATGGTGAGACGCGCAAACTCGAAGGGCTGCTTCTGAAGGGCCTTGTTCTGGCCAAAAGAGGATTGTATGAAAAAGCCAAGAGTGCTTTTTCCAGATTTCTCGAAACGGATCCGGAATCTGCAGAAGCCCATTATTTTTACGGGTTGTGCTTTCTTGCCGAAAAAGACTATGCCCTCGCTGCATCGGAAATCCACAAGGCCTATCAGTTGCGGAAGGATTCCCAACGGATCCGGCTGAGCCTTGCCTATGTCTATTTCAGGCAGCGCAAATGGCTCTCCGCACTGGAGGAAACCAACGGCATATTGATGGCCAATGCGCAAATGGCCCAGGCCCGCAAACTGCGGGCTGCCATTTATCTGCAGCAGGAACGCTACGAAAAGGCCGTACTCGACTACAGGTGGCTTATCGAGCGTTTCCCCGATTCGGCGCAAATCCGATACTGGTTGGGAGAATCCCTGGCTGCCGCAGGCAAAAACGAAGAGGCTCTGGGATGTTTCCGGCAGGTACTGTTTACGTATCCGGATCCGATCAAACCGCTTGAACAAATGATCGCCATATTGATATCACAGGAGAAATTCCCCCAGGCGCTGGCCCTGTGTGACGAGGTAGCGGCCAAGTTTCCGGAGAAGGCCGCACTGTCCCTCATGAAGGCGGCTGTTTACATTCGGCAGAAGGCCTATTCTCAGGCCCAACTCATCATCGAAGCCGCCATGCGGCAGAATCCCGAATCGGATAAACCCTATCTGATCCAGGCCATGCTTTATGAAGAACAGGGACGAAGGCAGGACGCGATTGCACTCTATCGCAACGCGATCCGGCTGAACCCGGGCAATCTTCAGCCGTATGTCAAAATGGCTCGATTCTATACTCTTTTCGGGGAAACGAAGCAAGCCATCGAAACATACGAAAACTTGTTGAAGATCCAGCCGGATTACGCACCCGCCCTGAACAATCTGGCTTATCTTTACTGGAAAACGGGGCAGAACACCGATCGTGCCCGCGATCTTGCCGAGCAAGCCCTCAAACTGATGCCGGATCAACCCCAGATTTTCGACACGCTCGGTTGCATCCATCTGGAGCGAGGCGCGTCCGCAATGGCCGAGGGATACCTGGAAAAAGCGTTTCAGATGGCGCCGGAGAATCCGGTTTTCCGCCTGCATCTGGCGATCGTACGAAAGCAGCAAGGCCGCCTGAGCGAAGCCAAGGAATGGATGGAAACGGCTCTGCAGCAGGGTCTATCCGAAAGTGACCGGCAATCGGCAAAACATCATCTGGCAGAAATCGCCGCGATGGAAAAGACTGAGGCGGACACCCTTCGTACCATACGAACCCTGCTGGATCAGGGAAAAACCGAAGATGCCAGTGAACTGGCCCGATCGGCTCTCGAAAAGAACCCCTTTTCGCTGGAGATGCTCGATGTCATGGGACAAGTCTATTACCGTCAAGCATCTTTTACGATGGCTTCGGCGTATTTCCGAAAAGCGCTTCAGATGGCCCCCCAACGGCCGGATCTGCATTTTCATCTGGCCATGGCTTTATACAAACAGGGGGAGCGGGATGAGACGAAGATGGAATTTTCAAGGGCCATCCGGCTCGGCCTGGAAGGCAAGGATCGAAAAACGGCCGAACGGATCTTGCAGGACTGGGAATCCCAGAAGGAAAACCCATGAAGATTTTCAGGCCCTGCATTGCGCTTATCCTTTTCTGGATCGTTTGCTGCGGTATTCCCTGTTCAGCCAATGCCTCTGAGATCGATTTCGGACTTTCCATCGTTCCCTACCCAACGGACGATGCATTGCTTCCGGATGCAAAACTGCGCATCGAATCCCTCGACCAATTGATTCCAAACGTCTGGGAACCGATGGATCCGGATATCGACTTTCGAAATCTCTTGCTCGATCTTCCCGAAAATAAACCGAAAAAACAGGCTCCGATCTTTGTGTTCGGCGAGAGCAAGGGGTTTGCGGCCCCCATGCCGCCGCTGACCATCGAAAAAATCGAAGTGGAATTCTATCAGCCTTATGACGTCGGGTATATCGACTACCATCCGCTGGATATTGCGCCGGAAAAGGTTTTGATGGAAGATTACGGCGAAATGCGGGGTATCGTCACCTATATCCCGAAGGCGCAGGTGGTCATTTCAAGCGAGCTTAGCTCCAAAGTCTATGTACTGAAGGAACCCGGACTTCAAAAAGGGGAAGCGCCCACGAAACCGGCTCCGGTGGAAGTGGCCAAGGCGGCGGAACGGGAAACTCCGGAAGGAGTCGGAGAAATTGCGGTGGTCGATGAAAAGAAGAAGAAAATGGGCACGGCCGGTGAATTTTTCATGATTCTGCTCATCGGCCTGTCTCTGGTTGTTTTCACCCCGTTCAAGAAACTCTTTACCGCAATCATGCTGATTTTCCTGTGGATCTATTACTGGCAGCCTGTTGCGTCCTTCTTTGCGAAACTGCTGTTTTAACCGTTATCCCGTCGAGAGGAATGCCGCAGAGATGAAATCTCCTGCATCGCGTATCCGAAACGTTCTGCTTCTGTTGCTGATCATTCTTGTTCTTGGCGGAGGCGCCATGCTGGCGTCTGGGCGCTGGTTTTCCGCAAAGGACAGCCGTGTACGGGCCCACGGCACCGTGGAAGCGACGGAAGTCCGGCTTTCCTTCAAAATCTCCGGAAAGCTTGCGGCCCGACTTATGGATGAAGGGCAATCGGTTCGAAAAGATCAGCTTGTTGCGATTCTGGAGGACAATGACTACAGAACCCGGCTGGCTCAGGCAAAGGCCAACCTGAATCAGACCGAAGAGCTGCTTGCCGAGTTGCTTGCGGGTAGCAGAAGTGAGGATATCGCAAAGGCCAGGGCCAATGTGGCGATGGTACAGGCCAGGCTGGATGAAGCTTTGCATGGCAGCAGGGTCCAGGAGATTGCAGATGCGAAAAAGGAAGTGGCGCGCGCCGATGCAGCCGTTTTCGGAGCGGAAAGCGCCCTGAGGCAGGCGGCTGCGGACAGGGAACGTTTCGGCTATCTGTTTGAGCAGGGCGGCATCAGCCGGAGGGAATGGGAAGGTTATGTAACCCGCTTCGAAACGGCAGAGGCGGCTCTCGATCAGGCCCGGGCTCTTCGCGAAAGTGCTCTCGAGCGATTGAGCCTTCGGCAGGAAGGGGTTCGCAGGGAACAAATCGCCCAGGCAAGGGCCAATCTCGATCAGGCAAAGGCCACCTATGATCTGGTTGTCGCTGGACCGAGAGCCGAGCAGATCGCCCAGGCCAAAGCCCAGGCCGATGCGGCCCGCCAGGCCGTTCGCCTGGCTGAAATCACCCTGGCGGATACCCGGCTTTGTTCACCCATTGACGGGATCGTCGTCAGCAAATCCGCAGAACCTGGCGAATACCTGCAACCCGGCGCCGTTGTGCTCACCATCGTCGATCTGGAACATCCCTGGGTTCGGGCCTATGTCACCGAAACCCAACTGGGTCGGATCAAACTCGATCAGGAAGCCCATGTTTCAATTGATGCCGATCCGAAGCGAACATTTTCTGCCAGGCTCTCCTATGTTTCCGATCAGGCCGAATTCACTCCCAAATTCGTTCAGACCACCGAGGAACGGGTCAAGCTGATGTTCCGCATCAAGGTGTCCGTGGAAAATCCCGATCGGGTCCTCAAGCCCGGAATGCCGGCGGATGTCGTGATGGCACCGATCCAATGACTCGAATACCCGAAGCCCATCCCGCCATTGCGGCCGAAGGTCTCACGAAGCACTACGGAGACCGAACAGTGGTCGGTTCTCTGGATTTGGCCATCGGGGCCGGGGAAATCTTCGGGCTTGTCGGTCCGGACGGTGCAGGGAAAACGACGACGCTTCGGATGATGGCGGGACTTCTGGCACCTGAGGCCGGAAAAGCCTGGATCGAGGGCATCGATGTGCGAGAGCGGGTGGCGGAAGCCAAGCCGCTCTTTGCCTACATGAGCCAGCGCTTCGGTTTGTATCCGGATCTCAGCGTCGGTGAAAACCTGCGATTTTACGCAGATCTTTACGGGGTCGGCCGCCGGGAGCGAAAGGAGCGGCTGAACGAACTGCTCTCCTTCAGCCGCCTGGCGCCCTTTGTACAGCGGAAGGCAGGCGATCTTTCCGGCGGCATGAAACAAAAACTTCAACTGGCCTGCGCCCTGATCCACAGGCCCAGGGTACTGCTGCTCGACGAGCCCACAAACGGCGTGGATCCCCTCAGTAGAAGGGATTTTTGGAAAATCCTGCACCAGTTGCTCGGCCAAGGCGTGGCCATCCTGATTTCAACGGCCTATCTCGACGAGGCCGAGCGCTGCACCCGGGTCGCTCTGCTGAACGAAGGCAAGGTCCTGATATCCGGCACCCCCCAGGCCGTCCAGAAAAGCGTTCCGGCAACCCTGCTTGTCCTTCAAAGCGATCGGGCCAGATCCGTTCAACATCTGATCCAGGATCGGCTTCGGACAGCCCAGAGCGTGCTTTTTG of the Desulfatirhabdium butyrativorans DSM 18734 genome contains:
- a CDS encoding HlyD family secretion protein, whose amino-acid sequence is MKSPASRIRNVLLLLLIILVLGGGAMLASGRWFSAKDSRVRAHGTVEATEVRLSFKISGKLAARLMDEGQSVRKDQLVAILEDNDYRTRLAQAKANLNQTEELLAELLAGSRSEDIAKARANVAMVQARLDEALHGSRVQEIADAKKEVARADAAVFGAESALRQAAADRERFGYLFEQGGISRREWEGYVTRFETAEAALDQARALRESALERLSLRQEGVRREQIAQARANLDQAKATYDLVVAGPRAEQIAQAKAQADAARQAVRLAEITLADTRLCSPIDGIVVSKSAEPGEYLQPGAVVLTIVDLEHPWVRAYVTETQLGRIKLDQEAHVSIDADPKRTFSARLSYVSDQAEFTPKFVQTTEERVKLMFRIKVSVENPDRVLKPGMPADVVMAPIQ
- a CDS encoding ParA family protein encodes the protein MPVIITIGNHKGGVGKTTTTVNLSDALGREGHNVLVIDADPQGNSTSILLPDIELRERFSLVKALAAPIREGRMTSMACQTANSRVDVIPVRPGKVACFSG
- a CDS encoding tetratricopeptide repeat protein, with product MPMWLRPSEKFSVHLVALLMLSCCLLGAGCRLSSSSPEKLFQQGIEAVATNHLQEAVVFFRKAIEQNPDFALAHYRLGELYARMGDRNTAIEELAQVLMISPHLIEARKLLATLYYQSKQYTESIALLQNLERSLQLDPDIASIYASCLIETGYTQQAESILKQALELHRNHIGLNLTWARLWVLKQQTDRVQSITDFLMAQHPDDVSIRLATFALFEKLGRQDLAESLIRKTIERFPTDPKPVLTLARYLIKNQRYDEARSILLPALAHAGIPDIDHYLGLIAHKQGKPDEAFERFDDAARKFPADIPSQVLAGDYALLIGRNRSAETIYRQAIQKWPLLDEIRIRLIRLYLGENRIDAAEAELDRLQHGETRKLEGLLLKGLVLAKRGLYEKAKSAFSRFLETDPESAEAHYFYGLCFLAEKDYALAASEIHKAYQLRKDSQRIRLSLAYVYFRQRKWLSALEETNGILMANAQMAQARKLRAAIYLQQERYEKAVLDYRWLIERFPDSAQIRYWLGESLAAAGKNEEALGCFRQVLFTYPDPIKPLEQMIAILISQEKFPQALALCDEVAAKFPEKAALSLMKAAVYIRQKAYSQAQLIIEAAMRQNPESDKPYLIQAMLYEEQGRRQDAIALYRNAIRLNPGNLQPYVKMARFYTLFGETKQAIETYENLLKIQPDYAPALNNLAYLYWKTGQNTDRARDLAEQALKLMPDQPQIFDTLGCIHLERGASAMAEGYLEKAFQMAPENPVFRLHLAIVRKQQGRLSEAKEWMETALQQGLSESDRQSAKHHLAEIAAMEKTEADTLRTIRTLLDQGKTEDASELARSALEKNPFSLEMLDVMGQVYYRQASFTMASAYFRKALQMAPQRPDLHFHLAMALYKQGERDETKMEFSRAIRLGLEGKDRKTAERILQDWESQKENP